In the Alkaliphilus oremlandii OhILAs genome, one interval contains:
- the pyrF gene encoding orotidine-5'-phosphate decarboxylase, with the protein MIDQLIEKIEKTGAPIVVGLDPNLCFIPKHIKEEAFECYGRTPKAVAEAFYRFNKEIIDEIYDIVPAVKPQIAMYEQYGYLGIEAYIKTVDYAKQKGLMVIGDIKRSDIASTAEAYANGHIGEIEIEGSRHTVFNHDAITLNPYLGVDSIEPYIENCRKLDKGLFILVRTSNPNSGEFQNLDVGGEKLCERVGRSVHQWGGVVIGKRGYSAIGAVVGATHPEDAKTLRKIMPNNFFLVPGYGAQGAKAEDLKDYFNKDGLGAIVNSSRGIIAAYKDERYKNRFTEEAFALASREAAAEMKKDLEKVWR; encoded by the coding sequence ATGATCGATCAGTTGATAGAAAAAATAGAGAAAACAGGTGCGCCAATTGTTGTAGGGCTGGACCCAAACTTATGCTTTATACCGAAGCACATCAAGGAAGAAGCCTTTGAGTGCTATGGAAGAACACCAAAGGCGGTAGCAGAAGCCTTTTATAGATTCAATAAAGAAATCATCGATGAGATTTATGATATTGTTCCTGCTGTAAAGCCGCAGATTGCAATGTACGAGCAATATGGCTACCTGGGAATTGAAGCCTATATTAAAACCGTAGACTATGCTAAGCAAAAAGGGCTGATGGTAATCGGCGACATTAAAAGAAGTGATATTGCATCTACAGCAGAAGCCTATGCCAATGGTCATATCGGAGAAATCGAAATAGAGGGAAGCCGTCATACCGTATTCAATCACGATGCCATCACATTGAACCCTTATTTAGGAGTAGATTCCATCGAACCTTATATTGAAAACTGTAGAAAGCTGGATAAAGGCTTATTCATTCTGGTAAGAACCTCCAATCCAAATAGCGGAGAGTTTCAAAATCTAGATGTGGGTGGAGAAAAGCTTTGTGAAAGGGTGGGTCGCTCCGTTCATCAGTGGGGAGGGGTGGTCATAGGAAAAAGAGGCTATAGCGCAATCGGTGCCGTCGTAGGGGCAACACATCCAGAGGATGCAAAAACACTTCGAAAGATTATGCCCAACAACTTTTTCTTGGTTCCGGGCTACGGCGCTCAAGGTGCTAAGGCAGAGGATTTGAAGGATTATTTCAATAAGGACGGTCTCGGTGCCATTGTTAATTCCTCAAGAGGGATCATCGCCGCCTATAAGGATGAGCGATATAAAAATCGATTTACAGAGGAAGCATTTGCATTGGCTTCTCGTGAAGCCGCGGCTGAAATGAAAAAGGATTTAGAAAAGGTCTGGAGGTAG
- a CDS encoding dihydroorotase codes for MKLLIKNGRVMDPETGMDQVQDVLVFNETIVEIGETIHVEADCIMDAKGYWVVPGLIDVHVHLREPGYEHKETIKTGSKSAAKGGFTTICCMPNTNPAIDSVEVVRYIQKRSEEEAVVNVLPIGSITKGQAGEELVDIKGLAEVGVCGISEDGKTLINSALLKKAMKEAKACDIPVFSHCEDHLLVEGGAMNEGQRAETLGIKGIGNDSEEVMIAREIILGRNTGVKLHICHVSIKEGVDLIKTAKERGVWVTAEVCPHHFTLTDEIVEKDFTNAKMNPPLRAKEDVDAIKRGLAEGIIDIIATDHAPHTENEKDTEFHKAPFGIVGFETAVPLGITELVETGLLTPLQWIEKMTLNPAKLLGSNKGRLQVNQCADITIIDPDAVYEIDIHSFASKSKNSPFHGRKVRGKVVHTIVGGRIVVENGALK; via the coding sequence ATGAAGCTATTAATTAAAAATGGTAGGGTAATGGACCCAGAAACAGGAATGGATCAGGTTCAAGATGTATTGGTTTTCAATGAAACCATAGTGGAGATAGGAGAGACAATCCATGTAGAAGCGGATTGCATCATGGATGCAAAGGGATATTGGGTGGTGCCGGGTCTGATCGATGTCCATGTCCACCTTCGAGAACCCGGCTATGAACACAAGGAAACCATAAAAACTGGAAGTAAAAGTGCGGCAAAGGGAGGGTTTACAACCATATGCTGTATGCCAAACACCAATCCAGCAATAGACTCTGTAGAGGTTGTTCGATATATTCAAAAAAGGTCCGAGGAAGAAGCAGTGGTCAACGTTCTACCTATCGGCAGTATAACGAAGGGACAGGCTGGAGAAGAACTTGTGGATATTAAAGGTCTTGCAGAAGTAGGTGTTTGTGGAATCAGTGAAGATGGAAAAACCTTAATCAACAGTGCATTGCTGAAGAAAGCCATGAAAGAGGCTAAAGCTTGTGATATTCCTGTATTTTCTCACTGCGAGGATCATCTCTTGGTGGAGGGTGGTGCCATGAACGAAGGACAAAGAGCAGAGACGCTGGGAATCAAAGGCATTGGCAATGATTCTGAAGAAGTGATGATCGCTAGAGAGATTATCCTAGGAAGAAATACGGGCGTAAAGCTTCATATCTGCCATGTCAGCATCAAAGAAGGAGTGGATTTAATCAAGACAGCTAAGGAACGGGGAGTGTGGGTAACGGCAGAGGTTTGTCCCCATCACTTTACTTTAACGGATGAGATTGTAGAAAAGGATTTTACCAATGCTAAAATGAACCCGCCGCTGAGGGCGAAGGAAGATGTGGACGCAATTAAGAGGGGTTTAGCAGAGGGTATTATTGATATCATCGCTACGGATCATGCACCGCACACGGAAAATGAAAAGGATACAGAGTTTCACAAGGCGCCCTTCGGCATTGTAGGCTTTGAAACGGCTGTACCTTTAGGGATTACAGAACTTGTAGAAACAGGCCTGTTGACACCCCTTCAATGGATTGAAAAGATGACCTTGAACCCAGCAAAATTGTTAGGAAGCAATAAAGGAAGGTTACAGGTGAACCAATGTGCGGATATCACCATTATCGATCCTGATGCAGTATATGAAATCGACATTCACAGCTTTGCATCGAAAAGCAAGAACAGTCCATTCCATGGTAGAAAGGTGAGGGGAAAGGTGGTTCATACCATAGTGGGAGGAAGAATTGTTGTAGAGAACGGAGCGTTAAAATAA
- a CDS encoding YdcF family protein — translation MKLKKLIPILCLFGISIFTIIQFFIIIIPFRLAPVQSDVIIVLGARLYGDKPSPMLQYRLEKTLTLYNEGFADTIIVSGARGDDELITEALAMKIYLMNNGVPESAILEEDHSYSTYENLSYSNAIMKEKDLKSAIIVSNSFHMSRALMIAKRLDMSASGAAAKNYPNIFLTTKYYIREVFACVKDFMLTI, via the coding sequence ATGAAGCTTAAAAAATTAATTCCCATCCTATGTTTATTCGGTATATCCATCTTTACTATAATACAGTTTTTCATTATAATAATACCCTTTAGATTGGCCCCTGTTCAATCCGATGTGATCATTGTACTTGGGGCTAGACTGTATGGGGACAAACCTTCTCCTATGCTACAGTATCGACTAGAAAAAACCTTAACACTTTATAACGAGGGCTTTGCAGATACCATTATCGTCAGCGGAGCTCGAGGGGACGACGAGTTGATAACAGAGGCCCTTGCCATGAAAATATATTTGATGAACAATGGCGTTCCTGAAAGTGCCATATTAGAGGAGGATCATTCCTACAGTACTTATGAGAACCTGTCCTACAGCAATGCAATTATGAAAGAGAAGGACCTAAAAAGTGCCATTATCGTTTCAAATTCCTTTCATATGTCCAGAGCTCTAATGATTGCAAAGCGTTTAGATATGTCCGCAAGTGGCGCTGCTGCTAAAAACTATCCGAATATTTTTTTGACAACGAAGTACTATATTCGAGAGGTATTTGCTTGTGTAAAGGATTTTATGCTCACCATATAA
- a CDS encoding YetF domain-containing protein, whose translation MKLFIEIVIQTFLAFFAILFITRILGRQQLSQLSMQEYINGITFGSIAATLATDIDQRTWQHLIGLFLFGILTFIVSYISGKNIKFARLMQGEAEIIIQDGKILEKNLQRFHYTIDDVYHLLRKKDVFNIKDVKYGILETTGEISVIKVADKTEVTLGDLKLQGEEDDIKTEIIITGNIIYENLLKRNLTAKWLMGQLKVQGIQDVRDVFYANLDEQNNLYIDQYRDKIQKN comes from the coding sequence ATGAAATTGTTTATCGAAATCGTCATACAGACATTTTTAGCGTTTTTTGCAATACTGTTCATTACACGGATACTAGGCAGACAGCAGCTCTCTCAGCTCAGTATGCAGGAATATATCAACGGCATCACCTTTGGTTCTATTGCTGCAACCTTGGCGACGGATATCGATCAGAGAACCTGGCAGCATTTAATTGGATTGTTTTTATTTGGTATATTAACATTCATCGTATCTTACATATCCGGTAAGAATATAAAGTTTGCCCGGTTAATGCAGGGAGAAGCTGAAATTATCATACAAGATGGAAAGATTTTAGAGAAAAACCTACAACGATTTCACTATACCATTGATGATGTATACCATCTTTTAAGGAAAAAGGATGTATTTAATATCAAGGATGTAAAATATGGAATTTTAGAAACTACAGGAGAAATCAGTGTGATCAAAGTGGCAGATAAGACAGAAGTTACCTTAGGTGACTTGAAGCTTCAAGGAGAAGAAGACGATATCAAGACAGAGATCATCATCACAGGGAATATTATCTATGAAAATCTATTGAAGCGGAATCTTACAGCAAAATGGCTCATGGGACAGCTAAAGGTCCAAGGGATTCAAGATGTGAGAGATGTTTTCTATGCCAATTTAGACGAACAGAATAATTTATACATCGATCAATACCGCGATAAGATACAGAAAAATTAA
- the ileS gene encoding isoleucine--tRNA ligase has protein sequence MKGFKVLSNAPIAERETKVSQYWEEHNILDKSIETREGKEPFIFYEGPPTANGRPGIHHVMARTLKDSVCRYKTMRGYQVKRKAGWDTHGLPVEIEVEKQLKLASKQDIEKYGIAEFNHKCRESVFTYEKQWREMTKRMGYSIDLDNPYITLDNNYIESVWWILDKFFKEGYIYEGHKILPYCPRCGTGLASHEVSQGYKEIKSNTVIAPFKVKDKEEYFLVWTTTPWTLAANVALTVHPEVVYVKAKLNDKVYYVAEKLAKKVLGEEFEVIETVLGKDLEYMEYEQLMDFVKPDKKAFFVTLADYVTTEDGTGIVHSAPAFGEDDYQTGRRYNLPVLQPVNEEGKYTATPWEGRFVIDCDVDIIKWLHAEGKLFHKEKFEHNYPHCWRCSTPLLYYGKPSWYIEMTKLKDKLIENNNAVNWFPDFVGEKRFGNWLDNLNDWAISRSRYWGTPLNIWRCGCGHTTSVGSREELVQKAIEPIDETIELHRPYVDDIHLKCEHCEGTMTRVLDVIDCWFDSGAMPFAQHHYPFENKENFNELFPADFICEGIDQTRGWFYSLIAISTFVMGVSPYKNVLVNDLILDKEGRKMSKSRGNTVDPFELFDKYGADALRWYLLFVSPAWSPTKFDIEGLKEVQSKFFTTIQNVYAFFALYANTDEININDFFIEYKDRPELDRWILSKYNNLIAEVTAELDVYDLTKAVRKIQDFLNEDLSNWYIRRARRRFWATELTDDKKAVYNTTYEILEGLSRMVAPIAPFIAEELYQNLTGELSVHIADYPVAKEELIDKDVEERMDLVRDLVGLGRAARSGAKIKVRQPLQKILVDGKYEDLISDLVPLIEEELNIKEVVFEKNLRDFMNFSLKPDFKTAGSILGSKIKSLGKALAGLDASEVVPKLESGETIEIELDGEMTPIVKDYVMITISAKEGFTVEMQNNLFVILDTNLTEELINEGFAREFISKVQQLRKNSGFEVADNINIYFHGDDEIANALEIHKDYIMQETLAVKVERVKDESLEVQNLNDHNTGIKVERI, from the coding sequence ATGAAAGGATTTAAAGTTTTATCCAATGCACCAATTGCAGAAAGAGAAACGAAAGTATCTCAATATTGGGAAGAACATAATATACTTGATAAAAGTATCGAAACCCGTGAAGGAAAAGAGCCTTTTATATTCTACGAAGGGCCGCCAACAGCTAACGGAAGACCAGGAATTCATCACGTTATGGCTAGAACACTAAAAGACTCTGTATGTAGATACAAAACCATGAGAGGCTACCAAGTAAAAAGAAAAGCTGGATGGGATACCCATGGACTTCCCGTAGAAATTGAAGTAGAGAAGCAATTAAAGCTTGCCAGCAAGCAGGATATAGAAAAATATGGTATCGCTGAATTTAACCATAAATGTAGAGAGTCTGTATTTACCTATGAGAAGCAATGGAGAGAGATGACCAAGAGAATGGGATACTCCATCGATTTGGATAACCCATATATCACTTTGGATAACAATTATATCGAATCCGTATGGTGGATTTTAGATAAATTCTTTAAAGAGGGTTATATCTATGAGGGTCATAAGATTCTGCCGTATTGTCCACGCTGTGGAACGGGATTAGCATCTCATGAGGTTTCCCAAGGATATAAAGAAATAAAATCCAATACGGTAATTGCACCATTTAAAGTAAAAGATAAGGAAGAGTACTTCCTTGTATGGACAACAACACCTTGGACATTGGCTGCCAACGTAGCATTGACAGTACATCCAGAAGTCGTATACGTTAAAGCAAAGCTGAACGACAAAGTTTATTACGTTGCAGAAAAGCTAGCGAAAAAGGTATTGGGTGAAGAATTTGAAGTAATTGAAACCGTCTTAGGGAAAGATTTAGAATACATGGAATATGAGCAGCTGATGGATTTCGTAAAACCAGATAAGAAAGCATTCTTCGTTACATTGGCAGATTACGTTACAACGGAAGATGGTACTGGAATCGTTCACTCTGCACCTGCCTTTGGTGAGGATGACTATCAAACAGGAAGAAGATACAACCTACCGGTACTTCAACCAGTAAACGAAGAAGGAAAATACACAGCAACCCCATGGGAAGGCAGATTCGTTATAGACTGCGACGTAGATATTATCAAATGGCTACATGCAGAAGGTAAGCTATTCCACAAGGAGAAGTTTGAACATAATTATCCGCACTGCTGGAGATGCTCCACACCGCTTCTATACTACGGAAAGCCAAGCTGGTATATTGAAATGACAAAGCTAAAGGACAAGCTGATTGAAAATAACAACGCTGTCAATTGGTTCCCAGACTTCGTTGGAGAAAAGCGTTTTGGAAACTGGCTGGATAACCTAAATGACTGGGCAATATCCAGAAGCCGTTATTGGGGAACACCGCTGAATATTTGGCGATGCGGCTGTGGCCATACGACATCCGTTGGTTCCAGAGAAGAATTGGTTCAAAAAGCCATTGAGCCAATTGATGAGACTATTGAACTGCACAGACCGTATGTAGATGATATTCATTTAAAATGTGAGCACTGTGAAGGCACTATGACCAGAGTATTGGACGTTATTGACTGTTGGTTCGACAGTGGTGCTATGCCATTTGCACAACACCACTATCCGTTTGAAAACAAAGAAAACTTTAACGAATTGTTCCCAGCGGATTTCATCTGTGAGGGTATTGACCAAACCCGTGGATGGTTCTATTCTCTAATTGCGATTTCAACCTTTGTGATGGGTGTTTCTCCTTACAAAAATGTACTGGTAAACGATTTAATTTTAGATAAAGAAGGAAGAAAAATGTCTAAATCTAGAGGCAACACCGTCGATCCATTTGAGCTATTCGACAAATACGGTGCCGATGCCCTAAGATGGTATTTACTATTTGTATCCCCAGCTTGGTCTCCAACAAAATTTGATATTGAGGGATTGAAGGAAGTACAAAGTAAATTCTTTACGACCATCCAAAACGTATATGCATTCTTTGCTTTATATGCAAATACAGATGAAATCAATATCAATGACTTCTTTATCGAATATAAGGATAGACCGGAGCTAGACCGATGGATTCTTTCAAAATACAACAACCTAATCGCTGAGGTAACTGCAGAATTAGATGTTTATGACCTAACAAAGGCAGTTCGTAAAATCCAAGATTTCTTGAATGAAGACTTATCCAACTGGTATATTCGAAGAGCAAGACGTCGCTTCTGGGCTACAGAGTTAACTGATGATAAAAAAGCGGTATACAATACCACTTATGAAATCTTAGAAGGATTGTCAAGAATGGTGGCGCCAATTGCTCCATTTATAGCAGAAGAGCTATACCAAAACTTAACTGGAGAGCTATCTGTACACATTGCAGATTATCCAGTAGCGAAGGAAGAGCTGATCGACAAAGATGTAGAGGAAAGAATGGACTTAGTGCGAGATTTAGTAGGCCTTGGAAGAGCAGCTAGATCTGGAGCTAAAATTAAGGTTCGTCAGCCACTTCAAAAAATATTGGTAGATGGTAAGTATGAAGATTTAATTTCAGATTTAGTGCCATTAATTGAAGAAGAGCTAAATATTAAAGAAGTTGTTTTCGAGAAGAACTTAAGAGATTTTATGAACTTTAGCTTAAAGCCAGACTTTAAGACAGCAGGTTCCATCCTTGGAAGCAAAATAAAATCCTTAGGAAAAGCCTTAGCTGGATTAGATGCATCGGAAGTAGTGCCAAAGCTAGAGTCTGGTGAAACGATAGAGATTGAACTGGACGGAGAGATGACACCGATCGTCAAAGACTACGTGATGATTACCATATCTGCAAAAGAAGGTTTTACTGTAGAGATGCAAAATAACTTATTCGTTATTCTAGATACCAACTTAACAGAAGAGCTAATCAATGAAGGATTTGCCAGAGAGTTTATTTCTAAGGTACAGCAATTAAGAAAAAATAGCGGATTTGAAGTTGCAGACAATATCAATATCTACTTCCATGGGGATGATGAAATTGCCAATGCACTAGAAATCCACAAAGACTACATCATGCAAGAAACACTAGCAGTGAAAGTAGAAAGAGTAAAAGATGAGAGCTTAGAGGTACAAAATCTAAACGATCATAATACAGGAATAAAAGTAGAGCGAATTTAA
- a CDS encoding 2-hydroxyacyl-CoA dehydratase, with amino-acid sequence MKNLVHIGLDVGSTTVKLVVLDKNYKIIYSRYERHYADIRKTIKELLNDTYAYFADYDIKIMTTGSGGLSVSKWLNISFVQEVIASTNAIEKFCPQTDVVIELGGEDAKITYLSGQIEQRMNGTCAGGTGAFIDQMASLLQTDAMGLNELAKKYNTIYPIASRCGVFAKTDVQPLLNEGAPKEDIAASVLQAVVNQTIGGLACGKPIVGNVAFLGGPLYFLSELRKRFIETLALTEKEVIFPKESQLFVAIGAALGSIEEKRISFKELMDRGNVLKEEINHTVNILRPLFSTEEELIEFKARHEKDKVKREQLEGYKGNCYLGIDAGSTTTKLALIGENGALLHSHYGSNEGSPFNSTVSALKALYQVLPKEAKIVYSTVTGYGEALLKSALSIDIGEIETVAHYKAAQFFLPGVDFILDIGGQDMKSMKIKDGVIDNIMLNEACSSGCGSFLETFAHSMNLEIGEFANRSLESKAPVDLGTRCTVFMNSSVKQAQKEGATIDDIAAGLSYSVMKNALFKVIKIRDPKELGDKIIVQGGTFLNNGVLRAFELVSGKEVVRPDISGIMGAFGAALIARERYRDGVETTLVTEENLKTFQMETSTRRCGLCGNNCLLTVNAFSDGKHFITGNRCERGAGIERKKDTVPDLYAYKYKRVFGYKPLKIEESKRGIVGIPRVLNQYENYPFWFTFFTNLGFRVELSPRSSKEIFEKGIETIPSESVCYPAKLVHGHVMALVEKGIQFIFYPCIPYEKKEQKEAENHYNCPIVTSYPEAIKNNMEVLKERDILFMNPFLPLDDKKRLKERLFDEFASMNISKGEINRAVEEAWAENERFKADIRNKGEEVYQYIKDRGMKAIVLAGRPYQIDPEIHHGISELITSFDIAVLTEDSVAHLGAVRRPLGVVDQWMYHSRLYAAATFVAREPNVELIQLNSFGCGLDAVTTDEVKDILGRWGKIYTTLKIDEGNNLGAARIRIRSLKAALEERDRIGFKPKEIEKPAERMIFTKEMKEKHTILVPQMSPIHFQFLEDAFRAAGYNLVVLPSVDKKAVEEGLKYVNNDACYPSIMVVGQIIEALKSGQYDKNNVSVMISQTGGGCRATNYIGFLRKALRDADLGHIPVVSLNAGGLEKNPGFKITPSLLNKSMMALLYGDLFMRVVYKVRPYEKIPGSTNLLYEKWVTICKEAVKRGSFKEFKQIVNQIVKDFDNLEIRDIKKPRIGLVGEILVKFHPTANNNIVDIIENEGAEAVMPDLTDFLLYVAFDKKFNKEYLSGSTKGKYGGLAAIRVIEYYRKPMVKALENSKRFEPPKPIEALAESASQVLSLGNQTGEGWFLTAEMIELIESGAPNILCMQPFACLPNHVTGKGMIKELKARYPESNIAAVDYDPGASEVNQLNRIKLMLAVAFKNLNQDKKQENTSDEEELREILQGS; translated from the coding sequence ATGAAGAATCTAGTTCATATTGGTTTAGATGTAGGCTCAACAACGGTTAAATTAGTGGTTTTAGATAAAAACTATAAGATCATCTACAGCAGATATGAAAGGCATTATGCAGATATTCGAAAGACCATCAAGGAACTATTAAATGATACCTATGCGTACTTTGCAGATTATGATATCAAGATCATGACAACCGGCTCAGGAGGGCTGTCCGTCTCTAAATGGCTGAATATCTCCTTTGTTCAAGAGGTCATCGCCAGCACCAATGCCATTGAAAAGTTCTGTCCTCAGACTGATGTTGTCATAGAGTTAGGCGGAGAAGATGCTAAAATTACCTATTTATCAGGGCAAATAGAGCAGCGAATGAATGGAACCTGCGCTGGTGGAACGGGAGCCTTTATCGATCAGATGGCTTCACTACTACAGACCGATGCAATGGGTTTAAATGAACTTGCTAAAAAATATAATACAATATATCCAATCGCTTCCAGATGTGGTGTTTTTGCAAAAACAGATGTGCAGCCTTTATTGAATGAAGGTGCGCCGAAGGAAGACATTGCTGCATCCGTCCTGCAAGCGGTTGTAAATCAGACCATAGGTGGACTTGCTTGTGGAAAGCCCATTGTTGGTAATGTTGCTTTCCTTGGAGGTCCATTATATTTTTTATCAGAGCTTAGAAAAAGGTTTATCGAAACTTTAGCTCTTACGGAAAAAGAAGTGATTTTCCCTAAGGAATCCCAGCTATTCGTTGCTATTGGAGCGGCTTTAGGGTCCATTGAGGAAAAACGAATTTCCTTTAAAGAATTAATGGATCGAGGGAATGTTCTAAAGGAAGAAATCAACCATACGGTGAATATTTTAAGACCACTTTTTTCTACGGAAGAAGAATTAATAGAATTTAAAGCGAGACACGAAAAAGATAAGGTAAAAAGAGAACAACTTGAAGGCTACAAGGGAAACTGTTATTTGGGCATCGATGCAGGGTCCACTACCACAAAGCTGGCACTCATTGGGGAGAACGGTGCCTTGCTGCATTCCCATTATGGCAGCAATGAAGGTAGCCCGTTTAATTCTACAGTTAGTGCTTTAAAGGCGTTGTATCAAGTATTGCCAAAGGAAGCGAAAATCGTCTATTCTACAGTTACAGGATATGGAGAAGCACTGCTAAAATCAGCTCTATCTATTGATATTGGAGAAATAGAGACGGTGGCCCACTATAAAGCGGCACAGTTCTTCCTACCGGGTGTAGATTTCATCCTAGATATTGGTGGGCAGGATATGAAGTCTATGAAGATTAAAGATGGCGTTATCGATAATATCATGCTGAATGAAGCGTGTTCTTCCGGTTGCGGTTCTTTTTTAGAGACCTTTGCTCACTCCATGAACTTGGAAATCGGTGAATTTGCAAATCGATCCTTAGAATCGAAAGCGCCCGTGGATTTAGGTACAAGATGTACCGTATTTATGAATTCCAGTGTGAAACAAGCGCAGAAAGAAGGCGCTACCATCGATGATATTGCGGCAGGACTTTCTTACTCTGTAATGAAAAACGCCCTATTTAAAGTCATCAAAATCAGAGATCCAAAGGAGCTTGGAGATAAAATCATCGTTCAAGGAGGAACCTTCTTAAACAATGGTGTTCTAAGAGCCTTTGAGCTGGTTTCTGGAAAGGAAGTTGTAAGGCCGGATATTTCAGGAATTATGGGAGCCTTTGGAGCAGCCTTAATCGCCAGAGAGCGTTATCGGGACGGCGTAGAGACCACCCTTGTGACAGAAGAAAACCTAAAAACCTTTCAGATGGAAACCAGCACGAGAAGATGCGGACTATGCGGCAATAACTGTCTATTGACTGTCAATGCTTTCTCTGATGGGAAGCATTTTATTACAGGAAATCGATGCGAGCGTGGTGCTGGTATTGAAAGGAAGAAGGATACCGTACCAGATTTATATGCTTATAAATACAAGCGAGTATTTGGATATAAACCACTAAAAATAGAGGAATCAAAAAGAGGCATTGTAGGGATTCCGAGGGTTTTAAATCAATATGAGAATTATCCATTTTGGTTCACCTTTTTTACAAACCTAGGCTTCCGAGTAGAATTGTCCCCAAGATCCTCCAAGGAGATCTTTGAAAAGGGGATAGAAACCATTCCATCGGAGTCTGTTTGTTATCCTGCAAAGCTGGTACACGGTCACGTAATGGCACTGGTTGAAAAGGGAATCCAGTTTATTTTCTATCCGTGTATCCCTTATGAAAAAAAAGAGCAAAAAGAAGCAGAGAACCACTATAATTGCCCAATTGTAACCTCCTATCCAGAAGCAATTAAGAATAATATGGAGGTGCTCAAGGAAAGGGATATTCTGTTTATGAATCCATTCCTTCCACTGGACGATAAAAAACGATTGAAGGAGCGCCTTTTCGATGAGTTTGCCTCTATGAACATATCAAAGGGAGAAATCAATCGAGCAGTAGAGGAGGCTTGGGCTGAGAATGAACGGTTTAAAGCCGACATTCGTAATAAAGGAGAAGAAGTATACCAATATATTAAAGATAGAGGAATGAAAGCCATCGTGCTGGCGGGTAGACCGTACCAGATCGATCCAGAAATACACCACGGTATTTCTGAGCTCATCACCTCTTTCGACATCGCTGTCCTAACAGAGGATTCCGTTGCCCATCTAGGCGCTGTCCGTCGACCTTTAGGGGTTGTGGATCAATGGATGTACCATTCTAGGCTATATGCTGCCGCTACCTTTGTAGCCAGGGAGCCTAATGTAGAGCTGATTCAACTGAACTCCTTCGGCTGTGGCTTAGATGCTGTTACCACAGATGAAGTAAAGGATATCCTTGGTAGATGGGGAAAAATCTATACAACTTTAAAGATTGATGAAGGAAATAATTTAGGAGCAGCCAGAATCAGAATTCGCTCATTAAAAGCGGCTCTGGAGGAAAGAGATAGAATCGGTTTTAAACCGAAGGAAATTGAAAAGCCTGCTGAAAGAATGATTTTTACAAAGGAAATGAAGGAAAAGCATACCATATTGGTGCCGCAAATGTCACCGATTCATTTTCAATTTTTAGAAGATGCCTTCAGAGCCGCTGGGTATAATTTAGTAGTGCTGCCTTCCGTAGATAAAAAAGCCGTAGAAGAAGGGCTGAAGTACGTCAATAATGATGCCTGCTATCCGTCCATTATGGTGGTGGGACAGATTATAGAAGCCTTAAAATCGGGACAGTATGATAAGAACAATGTTTCTGTTATGATATCCCAAACTGGCGGTGGATGTAGAGCCACCAACTATATCGGATTCTTGAGAAAAGCATTAAGAGACGCAGACCTGGGTCATATTCCAGTGGTGTCCTTAAATGCTGGGGGCTTAGAAAAGAACCCTGGCTTTAAAATAACACCTTCCCTTTTAAATAAAAGTATGATGGCACTTTTATATGGGGATTTATTTATGCGGGTTGTTTATAAAGTAAGACCTTATGAGAAAATACCGGGATCTACCAATTTGTTGTATGAAAAATGGGTAACCATATGCAAGGAAGCCGTAAAGAGAGGCAGCTTTAAGGAATTTAAGCAGATTGTAAATCAAATTGTAAAGGATTTCGATAATTTAGAGATCAGAGACATTAAAAAGCCAAGAATAGGGTTGGTAGGGGAGATTTTGGTTAAATTCCATCCAACTGCGAATAATAATATTGTAGATATCATCGAAAATGAAGGTGCTGAGGCGGTCATGCCAGATCTGACAGACTTTTTGCTATACGTTGCCTTCGACAAAAAATTTAATAAGGAATACCTGTCTGGAAGCACTAAAGGAAAATACGGTGGACTGGCAGCCATCAGAGTTATCGAATACTACCGTAAGCCCATGGTGAAGGCTTTAGAAAACAGTAAGCGATTTGAGCCGCCAAAGCCAATTGAGGCGCTGGCAGAAAGTGCATCCCAGGTTCTTTCTCTAGGGAATCAAACTGGGGAGGGATGGTTCCTAACGGCGGAAATGATAGAGCTCATAGAAAGCGGCGCACCGAATATATTGTGTATGCAGCCATTTGCTTGTCTACCGAATCATGTTACGGGCAAAGGAATGATTAAGGAACTGAAAGCTAGATATCCAGAATCTAATATTGCAGCAGTGGATTACGATCCAGGTGCAAGTGAAGTGAATCAGTTAAACCGAATCAAGCTGATGCTGGCCGTTGCATTTAAAAATTTAAATCAGGATAAAAAGCAAGAAAATACTTCCGATGAAGAAGAACTTAGAGAAATATTACAGGGTTCTTAA